CGCATGGGCGACGATGAATCGTCGCAAGCGACTCCCTGGAAATTCTTTGGTGGTGCGCCGACTCCATCCCTATCAATTGGGCTTTTAGTGCCGGTCAAGCCCAAAGGCGCTGCTACCCCCTCCTTACCCATACTCTTAAGTGGAGCTGACATTTCGTTCCGCAACCACCATAACACCTTCACGTTAAGACCAGGTTAAGCCTCGGTAAAAATGGCGTTAATTATGGATCACTTGCCGCGCTGTTTGGCGACCATGGTCCGCATCAGGTAGATGGCCAAAAGATTGACCATCAGAACCAATATGATCAGCACGCTGGCGGTGGCGTACGCCTTTTCGAAGGAAATGCCCTCGGATACCAGAATAAACAGGTGTATCGGCAGGCTGCGTGTCGGATCCATAATCGAAGTGGGCGCGTGGAGCGAACTGCCGGCCGTGTACAGGATCGCCGCCGTTTCCCCCGCCGCCTTGCCCAACGCCAGGAGCACCCCGGTGAGGATGCCGGGCGCGGCCACCGGCAACACCACCCGGGCCACCGTCTGCCAGCGGGTGGCCCCCAGCGAGAGGCTGGCCTCCCGGTAGTCACGGGGGACGGCCTTGATGGCTTCTTCGGTGGCCTTGATGGTATAAGGCAGAATCATACAGGCCAGGGTCAGGCCCCCGGAAAGGATCGACCAGCCAAAACCCAAGAAGATCACAAAAAAGATGAAGCCGAACAGGCCGAACACAATGGACGGCACTCCGGCCAGGGTGTTCACCCCGTAATGTATAAGGCGCACGAACCGGCCGGGACGGGCGTACTCAGTGAGAAAGACAGCCGCGAGGATACCCGTCGGCGCGGCCGCGGCCAAGGCCACACCCACCAACGCGCCGGTGCCCACGATGGCCGGAAGAATACCGCCTTCCCGCCCCATATCCTTCGGGTTCGACAACAAAAATTCGAGGTTGACGTGCCCGAGGCCATGATAAAGGATGTAGCCGAAAATGGCTCCGAGACCCCCGAATATCACCAGTACCGAGAGGTACAAAAAGCCACTGACCAGGATCTCTTCGATTCTGAGGCCGACCCGCAAGCCTCCGCGCATCTAAATCCCCGTC
This is a stretch of genomic DNA from Bacillota bacterium. It encodes these proteins:
- the pstA gene encoding phosphate ABC transporter permease PstA; its protein translation is MRGGLRVGLRIEEILVSGFLYLSVLVIFGGLGAIFGYILYHGLGHVNLEFLLSNPKDMGREGGILPAIVGTGALVGVALAAAAPTGILAAVFLTEYARPGRFVRLIHYGVNTLAGVPSIVFGLFGFIFFVIFLGFGWSILSGGLTLACMILPYTIKATEEAIKAVPRDYREASLSLGATRWQTVARVVLPVAAPGILTGVLLALGKAAGETAAILYTAGSSLHAPTSIMDPTRSLPIHLFILVSEGISFEKAYATASVLIILVLMVNLLAIYLMRTMVAKQRGK